Genomic segment of Dehalococcoidales bacterium:
CCGAAACCGGAGGCAATAACAATAAAGAGGAGGTAATAAATAACAAAGCACAGAAAACCCCAGACCATGAAAGAATGACCGAGGCCAGCCCAGTCCTTGCGGCGGATGTTCTTAAACTGGCACTGCTGTAGAATCAGGTGCCAGATAGCCCCTAATATCTTCCCGATGGTCAGTTTGGATTCGCCAACATTCCTCCCCAGGTATATGTACTGGACAAGTTGATATCCCCTGACGATGAAAATACCGGCAGCCAGGGCGGTTAAACCCCAGAATATCAGAAACCCTGCTGCTCCCATATCACTCACGGGATTCATCACGAGCACCCTCCTTCTTTACTGGACGGTCTATGGCAGACTGACTGCTGCAAAGAGAACATCATCAGGCTAAGCCTTCTTCTGAGCGTGCAGTTCTCTGATGTGGCTGGTGATCGCCGGTACCACCTCAAAGAGGTCACCCTCGATACCGTAGGTGGCTACCTCGAAAATAGGCGCCTGCCGGTCGCGATTGATGGCGATTATCACATCGGAGTCCTGCATGCCCACCAGGTGCTGAATAGCGCCACTGATACCGCAGGCGATGTATATCTTGGGTCTAACCGTCTTTCCGGTTTGTCCAACCTGACGCTCCGGCGGCAGCCAGCCGGCTTCAACGGCACTACGAGAGGCAGCGACGACACCGCCCAGTTCATCTGCCAGCTCCTGCAGTACCTGGAAGTTCTCCTTCGACTTCATGCCCCGTCCGCCGGCAACGATAATATCGGCAGCAGCGATATCGATATCTTCGGCAGCATGACTGCGGAGGTCATGTACCTCCAGCACCTTTACCCTGATATCCTCCTCGCTGATAGCCAGGGACTCACGAATAATCTCTCCCTTGCGCAAAGGGTCTTTATCCGGCATAGGCATCACGTGAGGTCGCACACTGGCCATCTGCGGTCGCGTGCGTTCCGTCATAATTGTTGCCATGATATTGCCACCGAAGGCAGGCCGCGTCTGCAGGAGAAAGCGGTTCTCATCGATAGTCAGTCCGGTACAGTCCGCGGTCAGTCCTGTCCTGAGCTCGGTGGCCACGGCACCAGCCAGGTCTCTACCCAGGCCGGTAGCGCCAATGAGCACTATCTCCGGTTTATACTTGCCTACCAGGTAACAGATTGCGCGGGCGTATGCAATGGTACGGTAGTGATGGAACACCGGGTCATCCATCAGGTAGACCTTTGACGCCCCGTAGGCAAAGGATTCCCCGCAGAGTTCCTCCACCTTGTCCCCGATGACCATGGTACACAGCTCCACATCGAGGGTTTTGGCAAGGTTGGCACCAACACCGAGTAGCTCCCAGGAGACATCGGCTG
This window contains:
- a CDS encoding electron transfer flavoprotein subunit alpha → MEQKKKKVKKPLGIARLIPGKCIACGARCESTCKVEAITMNDAGEPVFDIEKCTGCQRCVRICPSDAIEIYFTPEQQKILDELAKKGVAEAEPEVEEVDEEETRIRARLKEYHGVWVFVEQIDSEAADVSWELLGVGANLAKTLDVELCTMVIGDKVEELCGESFAYGASKVYLMDDPVFHHYRTIAYARAICYLVGKYKPEIVLIGATGLGRDLAGAVATELRTGLTADCTGLTIDENRFLLQTRPAFGGNIMATIMTERTRPQMASVRPHVMPMPDKDPLRKGEIIRESLAISEEDIRVKVLEVHDLRSHAAEDIDIAAADIIVAGGRGMKSKENFQVLQELADELGGVVAASRSAVEAGWLPPERQVGQTGKTVRPKIYIACGISGAIQHLVGMQDSDVIIAINRDRQAPIFEVATYGIEGDLFEVVPAITSHIRELHAQKKA